One region of Drosophila kikkawai strain 14028-0561.14 chromosome 2R, DkikHiC1v2, whole genome shotgun sequence genomic DNA includes:
- the LOC108072872 gene encoding uncharacterized protein gives MDLKPKISKLCIVAAIVCIFSNWKLKAEAKNNFELQTDNFTCSSEDADYKIIREYRCGLNKNSKRRSWNMEFKLAQPVGEHDFFMKIVLPRASPLKDFVLLDLTTDGCQLLANRNQVPLMRLGRNMMDRFSNFPKQCPFKANISYYIRGFRLDLNSLPAVEMETPVHIEFRYLSKQLRLKWITGYLVARVQRLSEKKRPN, from the exons ATGGATTTGAAACCCAAGATCTCGAAATTGTGCATAGTGGCAGCCATTGTCTGTATTTTCTCTAATTGGAAATTAAAGGCAGAGGCCAAG AATAATTTCGAACTGCAAACGGATAATTTTACCTGCAGCAGCGAGGATGCAGACTACAAGATTATAAGGGAATATCGCTGTGGCTTGAACAAGAACTCGAAACGACGTAGCtggaatatggaatttaaGCTAGCTCAGCCTGTAGGCGAGCATGATTTCTTCATGAAAATTGTCCTACCCAGGGCGAGTCCCTTGAAGGACTTTGTCCTGCTTGATCTGACCACGGATGGTTGCCAGTTGCTGGCCAATCGCAATCAGGTTCCACTCATGCGTTTGGGCCGAAATATGATGGATCGTTTTAGTAACTTCCCCAAGCAGTGTCCTTTCAAGGCAAATATTTCTTACTATATCAGGGGTTTTCGTTTGGATCTGAATAGCCTGCCTGCCGTGGAAATGGAGACTCCTGTTCACATTGAGTTTAGGTATCTTAGCAAGCAGTTGAGGCTCAAGTGGATCACCGGTTACCTGGTGGCCAGGGTTCAAAGGTTAAGCGAGAAAAAGCGACCCAATTAG
- the PPO1 gene encoding phenoloxidase 2, whose amino-acid sequence MTNTDLKALELLFQRPLEPVFTTRDSGKTVLELPDSFYTDRYRNDTETVGNRFSKDVDLKIPVQELATIPNLDFTKKLGPKHQFSLFNDRHREIASQLITLFMGAPNLRQFVSLSVYTKDRVNPVLFQYAYAVAIAHRPDTREVPITNISQVFPSNFVEPSVFRDARQEASVIGDSGERVHVDIPRNYTASDREDEQRLAYFREDIGVNSHHWHWHLVYPTTGPMEVVNKDRRGELFYYMHHQILARYNVERFCNNLKRVQPLNNLRVEIPEGYFPKILSSVNNRTYPARVSNQLLRDVDREDANIEISEVERWRDRVLAAIDQGYVEDASGNRTQLDDVRGIDILGNMIEASPVLSINNNFYGNLHNQGHNIISFAHDPDARHLEEFGVMGDVTTAMRDPVFYRWHGFIDSVFNKFKARLEPYNASHLNFDGVTVDYIEAKIGKSNTKANTLLTYWQKSSADLAAGLDFGPSADGNIFASFTHLQNAPFTYTFNVTNNGAKRTGTCRIFICPKVDERNQPLRLEDQRLLAIEMDKFTVDLVPGVNTIRRQSTESSVAIPFERSFRPVGADYQPKAADELARFRFCGCGWPQHLLLPKGNAQGMLFDLFVMISDYTQDSVQQPNTPNDACSTAYSFCGLKDKLYPDRRTMGFPFDRRLPNANLTELVGAFGNMAKTDLRIVFNDRVIDKA is encoded by the exons ATGACCAACACGGATCTGAAAGCCTTGGAGCTGCTGTTCCAGCGTCCCCTGGAGCCGGTCTTCACCACCCGTGACTCGGGCAAGACTGTACTAGAACTACCGGATAGCTTCTATACGGATCGGTATCGCAACGATACTGAAACGGTAGGCAATCGCTTCTCCAAGGATGTGGACCTAAAGATTCCAGTCCAGGAGCTGGCCACCATTCCCAACTTGGATTTCACCAAGAAGCTGGGACCTAAGCATCAGTTTTCGCTGTTTAATGATCGTCATCGGGAGATTGCCAGTCAGTTGATAACGCTCTTTATGGGAGCCCCCAATCTAAGGCAATTTGTGTCGCTTTCTGTTTATACCAA GGATCGTGTAAACCCAGTGCTGTTCCAGTATGCCTATGCTGTGGCCATTGCCCATCGTCCGGATACGCGAGAGGTGCCCATCACCAATATCTCTCAGGTCTTTCCCAGCAACTTTGTGGAGCCCTCTGTCTTCAGG GATGCCCGCCAGGAAGCCTCGGTGATTGGAGACAGCGGCGAGCGTGTCCATGTGGACATTCCTCGCAACTACACAGCCTCAGATCGCGAAGATGAGCAGCGTTTGGCCTATTTCCGTGAGGATATTGGCGTCAATAGCCACCATTGGCACTGGCACTTGGTCTATCCCACCACTGGACCCATGGAGGTGGTGAACAAGGATCGTCGTGGCGAGCTCTTCTACTACATGCATCACCAGATCCTGGCCCGCTATAATGTGGAGCGTTTCTGCAATAACCTAAAGCGTGTCCAGCCGCTGAACAATCTTCGCGTGGAGATACCGGAGGGCTACTTCCCCAAGATCCTGTCCAGCGTTAACAATCGCACCTATCCCGCTCGTGTGTCAAATCAGCTGCTCCGGGATGTGGACCGTGAGGATGCCAACATTGAAATCTCCGAGGTGGAGCGCTGGCGCGATCGTGTGCTGGCGGCCATCGATCAGGGTTATGTTGAGGAt GCCTCTGGCAATCGCACTCAGTTGGACGATGTCCGTGGCATTGATATTCTGGGCAACATGATCGAGGCCTCGCCGGTTCTCTccatcaacaacaacttctATGGCAATCTGCACAACCAGGGACACAATATCATCTCCTTTGCCCACGATCCCGATGCTAGGCACTTGGAGGAGTTTGGTGTGATGGGCGATGTAACCACGGCCATGAGGGATCCTGTCTTCTACAGGTGGCACGGATTCATTGATTCGGTGTTCAACAAGTTCAAGGCTCGCCTGGAACCGTACAATGCCTCTCACCTGAACTTTGATGGCGTGACTGTGGACTATATTGAGGCCAAGATTGGCAAGTCGAATACCAAGGCCAATACTTTGCTGACCTACTGGCAAAAGTCTAGCGCTGATTTGGCAGCAGGTCTAGACTTTGGTCCTTCGGCCGATGGCAATATCTTTGCTTCGTTTACACATTTGCAGAATGCTCCCTTTACTTATACCTTCAATGTGACCAATAATGGAGCCAAGAGGACGGGAACCTGCCGCATCTTCATCTGCCCCAAGGTGGATGAGCGCAATCAGCCTTTGAGGCTGGAGGATCAGCGATTGTTGGCCATTGAAATGGACAAATTTACAGTGGATT TGGTTCCTGGCGTAAACACCATTCGCCGTCAGTCCACGGAATCCTCGGTGGCCATTCCCTTCGAGCGCTCCTTCCGCCCGGTGGGCGCTGACTATCAACCCAAGGCCGCCGATGAGCTGGCTAGGTTCCGCTTCTGCGGCTGTGGCTGGCCTCAGCATCTCCTGCTGCCCAAGGGCAATGCCCAGGGCATGCTCTTCGATCTGTTTGTCATGATTTCCGATTACACCCAGGACTCTGTGCAGCAGCCCAACAC ACCCAATGATGCCTGCAGCACTGCCTACTCGTTCTGCGGCCTGAAGGACAAGCTATATCCGGACAGACGCACCATGGGCTTCCCCTTCGACAGGCGGCTGCCCAATGCCAATCTGACGGAATTGGTTGGAGCCTTCGGCAATATGGCCAAGACTGACTTGAGGATTGTGTTCAACGATCGCGTGATTGACAAGGCTTAA
- the LOC108072874 gene encoding uncharacterized protein gives MVFSNCTCYSEDPEEILSHLKCGLSKSVKRPSFNIELQFQKPVTKFFVNMRIVLPRRMGDDFTLFNLSGIDGCSLLSNKNQIAFIQLGRKHMDRFSNVPKRCPWPKDVPYYVRGFRSDMAAMPAFNFESDMNLWFDFVVNHQKVIRGFIQGKVQQRRMQKRGQGDE, from the coding sequence ATGGTTTTCTCGAACTGCACTTGCTACAGCGAAGATCCCGAGGAGATATTGTCGCATCTAAAGTGTGGCCTGAGCAAGAGTGTCAAGAGGCCTTCCTTCAACATTGAGTTGCAGTTTCAAAAGCCCGTGACCAAGTTCTTTGTAAATATGCGAATTGTCTTGCCACGGAGGATGGGTGATGATTTCACCCTGTTCAATCTCTCTGGCATCGATGGGTGCAGCCTGCTATCGAATAAAAACCAGATAGCCTTTATTCAACTGGGACGCAAGCACATGGATCGCTTCAGCAATGTACCCAAGCGTTGTCCCTGGCCCAAGGATGTGCCTTATTATGTGCGCGGTTTCCGCTCGGATATGGCCGCCATGCCGGCCTTTAACTTTGAGTCGGACATGAATCTTTGGTTCGACTTTGTGGTGAACCACCAGAAGGTGATTCGTGGGTTCATCCAGGGCAAAGTGCAGCAGCGGAGGATGCAGAAAAGGGGCCAGGGTGATGAGTga
- the Mapmodulin gene encoding acidic leucine-rich nuclear phosphoprotein 32 family member A isoform X1, which yields MEKRIELERRARKANQITELNLDNCRSTSIVGLTDEYTALESLSLINVGLTTLKGFPKLPNLKKLELSDNRISSGLNYLTTSPKLQYLNLSGNKIKDLDALKPLEEFKNLAVLDLFNNDATQVENYREKIFKMLPSLNFLDGFDCNDEEAQSDGDDDDEVNGNDSEEEDKRSAFCLNGLEIDLDELEALEQRVKAKKSLQNKPPPPQTENADQEVDELDEYLKELQLREATAAAAPAAAVTTNEQSVIRPTQNPPISFAILLYWFLAILNLANATYFSGDDDDEEGDSDESEEEDNGEVSLSEVYNDDLEEDNSDWEEGEGAEDDEDEDSDIDEADGEANESAASVNANDKDGEKAGDESQARGKKRKHDG from the exons ATGGAGAAGAGAATAGAATTGGAGCGACGCGCACGCAAAGCAAATCAG ATCACAGAGCTGAATCTGGACAACTGCCGGAGTACAAGCATCGTTGGCCTTACAGACGAATACACCGCCTTGGAATCGCTCAGCTTGATAAATGTGGGCCTCACCACCCTGAAAGGTTTCCCCAAGCTGCCCAACTTGAAGAAGCTGGAGCTGTCCGACAACAGGATCTCGAGCGGCCTCAATTATCTGACCACCAGCCCCAAACTGCAATATCTGAACTTGTCCGGCAACAAGATCAAGGATCTGGATGCCCTCAAGCCCCTGGAGGAGTTCAAGAATCTGGCAGTGCTCGATCTGTTTAATAACGATGCCACCCAGGTGGAGAATTACCGAGAGAAGATCTTTAAGATGCTGCCGTCGTTAAACTTTCTCGACGG CTTTGATTGCAACGACGAGGAGGCGCAATCCGacggcgatgatgatgatgaggtcAATGGCAACGATTCCGAGGAGGAAG ATAAGCGCAGTGCCTTCTGTTTGAACGGTTTAGAAATCGATTTAGACGAGCTCGAGGCTCTGGAGCAGCGGGTCAAGGCCAAAAAGAGTTTGCAGAACAAGCCTCCGCCTCCACAAACGGAGAATGCAGATCAAGAAGTAGACGAATTAGATGAGTATCTGAAAGAGTTGCAGTTGAGGGAAGCCacagctgccgctgctcctgctgccgccGTTACAACCAACGAGCAATCTGTGATAAGGCCCACCCAAAACCCACCCATAAGCTTTGCCATTCTTCTCTATTGGTTCCTGGCCATTCTCAATCTGGCCAATGCCACATATT TTTccggcgatgatgatgacgaggaGGGTGACAGCGATGagagcgaggaggaggataaTGGCGAGGTGTCCTTATCGGAGGTGTACAATGACGATCTGGAGGAGGATAACTCCGATTGGGAGGAGGGCGAAGGTGCCGAGGATGATGAAGATGAGGATTCCGATATTGATGAGGCCGATGGTGAGGCAAATGAGTCCGCGGCATCAGTAAATGCCAATGACAAGGATGGCGAGAAGGCAGGCG ACGAGTC
- the LOC108072871 gene encoding micronuclear linker histone polyprotein produces the protein MNALKKNSVLNQQCLRNKIEELSPLLLKQFNLGVSNKDKLFQATWSYYASGCQERLTSIRRRIEQNARIVAPTVGPRTQLHKNLNISLYESSLPPGVNLEDHIYNELVSCFRCSDEDPAKAKVRKEPNSVQPEQWNSWKCEELEVRQMLKQTKNPYLQEELKKKLQKLIKLTNRHLTIKLQSQCEETKKTALKKTKGRRPAKHTSSQGSKSSLVNPEREHSNIESIFNNPKYPYISKRYTNPKLSNNEKPKKLKSSFTNKLPKMSEESKFKGDKTSAQVKNKKDSNKNRKSILKSKSQKSLESEVRENKTDGIVKIKDRRNEEQNIDKITDRLKDSIKLNRKNANVENISKPSLQTSSSEANAWQLLTPALSSFSFKDKSDSTKSITRGTFIKDKYQFKRKSSISGRNRMGSIRKSNSWHFHYPSKPNREGVKPPTRDTNITASLSENSRRGSIRKSYSWHSLDSADRDRRNSSTRRSYQKRAITKSHSRHSETYIPFKAHKPKSKPSTKGKNIRSSLTESSPMASIKKAKSKSIENYDWPPPMGVSHMEYFKSFGHTKTKDHKEKEMSVFPKIAFREEPKPIITEPLDEENPSGVGTPSLESASHRNMISDRISFSYGRTPSSVISNEEIKLPQPLIIADVIMDCLQEYGSEISFKDPFTNFMKPNKLDRCYPEKTIKKPQPKKVRRVKAKEIKPKKNTVCKKIQTKPLKCETPTCSLCHMVRRRQSELPPYMKEMQRERQRLELKAYYNQMIRKDNCQGRCQKPDNPKFSRACAREALTRCYESLKLCQEVLEQRLLKSSKECQAGRLGI, from the coding sequence ATGAATGCTTTAAAGAAGAATTCAGTGTTAAATCAGCAATGCCTACGAAACAAGATCGAGGAGCTATCGCCTCTACTTCTCAAGCAGTTCAACTTGGGGGTTTCCAACAAGGATAAATTGTTCCAGGCCACATGGAGCTACTATGCCAGCGGCTGCCAAGAGCGACTGACGAGCATTCGCAGGCGCATTGAGCAGAACGCCAGGATAGTGGCGCCCACGGTTGGGCCAAGGACTCAACTTCACAAGAATTTGAACATATCCCTTTATGAGAGTTCCCTGCCGCCGGGCGTGAATTTGGAAGATCACATCTACAACGAGCTAGTGTCCTGTTTCCGCTGCTCAGACGAAGATCCTGCAAAGGCAAAGGTCCGAAAAGAACCCAATTCTGTTCAGCCGGAACAATGGAATTCATGGAAATGCGAGGAGCTAGAGGTGCGTCAGATGCTTAAGCAAACCAAGAACCCCTATCTCCAGGAAGAGTTGAAGAAGAAACTGCAAAAACTCATAAAACTAACCAATCGTCATCTTACAATTAAGCTACAAAGTCAGTGTGAAGAAACCAAGAAAACAGCtttgaaaaaaacaaaaggaagaCGTCCAGCCAAGCACACATCCTCACAGGGCAGCAAAAGCTCCTTGGTTAACCCGGAACGGGAGCATTCTAATATAGAAAGTATATTCAATAACCCCAAGTATCCTTATATTTCCAAGAGATACACCAATCCAAAATTATCCAACAAtgaaaagccaaagaaattaaagtCTTCCTTCACAaataaattaccaaaaatgtcAGAAGAATCTAAATTCAAGGGAGACAAGACCTCGGCtcaagtaaaaaataaaaaagactcCAACAAAAATCGCAAATCGATTCTCAAAAGTAAATCCCAAAAATCTCTTGAATCTGAGGTAAGAGAAAATAAGACCGATGGAATAGTTAAGATAAAAGATAGGAGAAATGAGGAACAAAATATAGATAAGATAACTGACCGTTTAAAGGATTCTATTAAGCTAAATAGGAAAAATGCTAATGTAGAAAACATAAGTAAACCCTCCTTGCAGACCTCATCGTCTGAGGCGAACGCCTGGCAATTATTAACTCCAGCTCTATCCTCTTTTTCATTTAAGGATAAAAGTGACAGTACCAAGTCCATCACTAGAGGTACCTTTATCAAGgataaatatcaatttaaacGAAAATCGTCGATATCAGGTAGAAATCGAATGGGTTCTATAAGAAAATCGAACTCCTGGCACTTTCATTATCCATCAAAGCCCAATAGGGAGGGTGTTAAACCCCCTACTCGAGATACCAATATCACAGCCTCGTTGTCGGAAAATAGTCGAAGGGGATCTATCAGGAAGTCTTACTCCTGGCACTCGCTAGATTCGGCTGATAGAGATAGGAGAAACTCCTCTACTCGGAGGAGTTATCAAAAGAGAGCCATTACGAAATCGCACTCCCGACACTCTGAAACCTATATTCCATTTAAGGCCCATAAACCCAAGAGTAAACCCTCTACTAAAGGTAAAAATATTAGATCGTCTTTAACCGAAAGTAGTCCAATGGCATCCATAAAGAAGGCCAAGAGTAAATCCATTGAAAACTACGACTGGCCACCTCCCATGGGCGTGTCACACATGGAATACTTTAAATCCTTTGGTCATACCAAGACCAAAGACCACAAGGAAAAGGAAATGTCTGTATTTCCTAAAATTGCCTTCCGGGAGGAGCCAAAACCTATCATAACAGAACCTCTTGACGAAGAGAACCCTTCGGGTGTAGGAACTCCTTCTTTGGAATCAGCGTCCCATCGTAACATGATATCTGATAGAATCTCATTTTCATATGGAAGAACCCCATCGAGTGTGATCAGTAATGAGGAGATAAAACTACCCCAACCCCTAATCATAGCCGATGTTATAATGGATTGCCTGCAGGAGTATGGATCGGAAATAAGCTTCAAGGATCCCTTCACCAATTTCATGAAACCCAATAAGCTGGATCGTTGTTACCCAGAGAAAACCATAAAGAAGCCTCAGCCTAAAAAGGTCAGGAGAGTTAAAGCCAAGGAAATAAAGCCCAAAAAGAATACGGTTTGCAAGAAAATACAAACGAAGCCATTGAAATGCGAAACCCCAACCTGCTCCTTGTGCCACATGGTGCGGCGAAGGCAGTCCGAGCTTCCACCTTATATGAAAGAAATGCAGAGGGAACGCCAGCGCCTGGAACTGAAGGCCTACTACAACCAGATGATTCGTAAGGATAATTGTCAAGGTCGTTGCCAAAAGCCAGACAACCCGAAGTTTAGTAGAGCCTGTGCGCGTGAGGCTCTGACCAGGTGCTATGAATCCCTGAAACTCTGCCAGGAGGTCCTAGAACAGAGGCTACTTAAAAGTTCGAAAGAATGTCAGGCTGGAAGATTGGGCATATGA
- the Mapmodulin gene encoding acidic leucine-rich nuclear phosphoprotein 32 family member A isoform X2: MEKRIELERRARKANQITELNLDNCRSTSIVGLTDEYTALESLSLINVGLTTLKGFPKLPNLKKLELSDNRISSGLNYLTTSPKLQYLNLSGNKIKDLDALKPLEEFKNLAVLDLFNNDATQVENYREKIFKMLPSLNFLDGFDCNDEEAQSDGDDDDEVNGNDSEEEVSGDDDDEEGDSDESEEEDNGEVSLSEVYNDDLEEDNSDWEEGEGAEDDEDEDSDIDEADGEANESAASVNANDKDGEKAGDESQARGKKRKHDG, from the exons ATGGAGAAGAGAATAGAATTGGAGCGACGCGCACGCAAAGCAAATCAG ATCACAGAGCTGAATCTGGACAACTGCCGGAGTACAAGCATCGTTGGCCTTACAGACGAATACACCGCCTTGGAATCGCTCAGCTTGATAAATGTGGGCCTCACCACCCTGAAAGGTTTCCCCAAGCTGCCCAACTTGAAGAAGCTGGAGCTGTCCGACAACAGGATCTCGAGCGGCCTCAATTATCTGACCACCAGCCCCAAACTGCAATATCTGAACTTGTCCGGCAACAAGATCAAGGATCTGGATGCCCTCAAGCCCCTGGAGGAGTTCAAGAATCTGGCAGTGCTCGATCTGTTTAATAACGATGCCACCCAGGTGGAGAATTACCGAGAGAAGATCTTTAAGATGCTGCCGTCGTTAAACTTTCTCGACGG CTTTGATTGCAACGACGAGGAGGCGCAATCCGacggcgatgatgatgatgaggtcAATGGCAACGATTCCGAGGAGGAAG TTTccggcgatgatgatgacgaggaGGGTGACAGCGATGagagcgaggaggaggataaTGGCGAGGTGTCCTTATCGGAGGTGTACAATGACGATCTGGAGGAGGATAACTCCGATTGGGAGGAGGGCGAAGGTGCCGAGGATGATGAAGATGAGGATTCCGATATTGATGAGGCCGATGGTGAGGCAAATGAGTCCGCGGCATCAGTAAATGCCAATGACAAGGATGGCGAGAAGGCAGGCG ACGAGTC